A region of Culicoides brevitarsis isolate CSIRO-B50_1 chromosome 1, AGI_CSIRO_Cbre_v1, whole genome shotgun sequence DNA encodes the following proteins:
- the LOC134834552 gene encoding kinesin-like protein subito, giving the protein MEPPTGDSFMKNEHKRKVPSYIQPRDPSIDRRYRPCPKRQVNLERVIQEEELNGLDIDLTEDEEDEKCSSEENKVAVYLRLRPHPQTDRAKYHVRENDFVVVGEEGGTAKRELTEKHYSFSKIFGNAVSQSEIYENCIRAHLNDVTTDVGATFLTYGTSGSGKTFTLLGSDNDPGIVARSIEQIFTQYGRYISDFPMIKVDRRIDQVSMLTDDAAQNEVAITEFIKGQVDNVSPRNYQNLYEIIQKAHLFEETQDPSIASINVWVSYVEIYNEKVRDLLDVDETQANLQIISNDGESFIKNVQWVFAPNAETCHAIMEFGSLRASYGQTAINDCSSRSHSVFYINVVTITKQNEVSYANYKFCDLAGSERVKKAETQGGRLKETQKINTSLMTLGRCLSAVHANQKAKRIVEVVPVRDSKLTLLIQAALTARERLTMIVNLLPITEYYDENMNVLAFSSIAKQIHVRKPETRMAKRQSMRFSYSINAFTSPTRHKVDHVECELERERLNDEIAHLQEELNLANARLFTQEMDIRNSIVQNYEELLKKRDIENKRKIESAKEAVSRPFEARVNMLKRKIVNYEEDIEELTDKYEDLEEKYQKLKKWALKNGLENGEAKAICKEEEVEEIL; this is encoded by the exons ATGGAACCACCGACCGGCGatagttttatgaaaaacgaaCACAAACGTAAAGTTCCGTCGTACATTCAGCCACGAGATCCCTCCATTGATCGTCGTTATCGTCCCTGTCCCAAGCGTCAAGTCAATCTGGAGCGCGTAATACAAGAAGAAGAGCTCAACGGGCTCGATATCGATCTCActgaagacgaagaagatgaaaaatgcAGCTCGGAGGAGAACAAAGTTGCGGTTTATTTGCGACTTCGCCCGCATCCGCAAACAGATCGTGCGAAATATCACGTGCGGGAAAATGATTTTGTCGTTGTGGGCGAAGAAGGGGGCACCGCAAAGCGAGAATTGACGGAGAAGCACTATTCGTTCAGTAAAATATTCGGAAATGCAGTGAGTCAGAgtgaaatttacgaaaattgtATTCGGGCGCACTTGAATGATGTCACAACGGATGTTGGAGCTACTTTTTTGAC ttacGGCACTTCGGGTTCAGGCAAAACCTTCACCCTCTTAGGATCCGACAACGATCCCGGCATTGTCGCACGTAGCATCGAGCAAATTTTCACGCAATACGGTCGCTACATCTCCGATTTTCCCATGATCAAAGTCGATCGTCGTATCGACCAAGTTTCCATGCTAACGGATGACGCTGCGCAAAACGAAGTTGCCATCACGGAATTCATCAAGGGTCAAGTCGACAACGTTTCGCCCCGAAATTACCAGAATCTCTacgaaattatacaaaaagcGCATCTTTTCGAGGAAACGCAAGATCCGAGCATCGCCTCCATCAACGTTTGGGTCTCGTACGTCGAAATTTACAACGAAAAAGTGCGCGATTTACTGGATGTCGACGAAACACAGGCGAATCTCCAAATTATCTCGAATGACGGCGAATCCTTCATCAAGAACGTGCAATGGGTATTCGCGCCAAATGCCGAAACGTGTCACGCCATCATGGAATTCGGATCGCTTCGTGCGAGTTACGGACAAACGGCGATTAACGATTGCTCGAGTCGATCTCACAGCGTTTTTTACATCAATGTCGTGACGATTACGAAGCAAAATGAAGTTTCGTACgcgaattataaattttgcgatttagCGGGCAGCGAACGAGTGAAAAAAGCTGAGACGCAAGGAGGGCGCTTGaaagaaacgcaaaaaattaacacgtCTCTGATGACTCTCGGAAGATGCCTGAGTGCCGTGCATGCGAACCAAAAAGCAAAACGCATCGTCGAAGTTGTGCCAGTTCGCGATTCAAAGCTCACACTGTTGATTCAAGCAGCACTTACGGCACGCGAACGCTTAACAATGATCGTCAATTTGCTCCCGATCACGGAATATTACGACGAAAATATGAACGTTCTCGCATTTTCCTCCATCGCCAAGCAGATTCACGTCCGGAAACCCGAAACGCGCATGGCTAAGAGACAATCGATGCGTTTCTCGTATTCGATAAATGCATTTACGAGTCCCACACGGCACAAAGTTGACCATGTCGAGTGCGAATTGGAACGAGAACG tttaaacgACGAAATTGCACATCTCCAAGAGGAATTAAACCTCGCCAATGCTCGTCTCTTCACGCAAGAAATGGATATTCGCAACTCGATCGttcaaaattatgaagaaCTGTTGAAAAAACGTGACATCGAGAACAAACGGAAAATCGAAAGTGCAAAGGAAGCAGTTTCTCGCCCGTTTGAGGCTCGAGTGAATATGTTGAAGCGCAAAATAGTCAATTATGAGGAAGATATCGAAGAATTGACCGACAAATACGAAGATCtggaagaaaaatatcaaaaattaaagaaatgggCTTTAAAAAACGGGCTTGAAAATGGGGAGGCAAAAGCTATTtgtaaagaagaagaagtcgaagaaattttgtaa